Genomic segment of Paenalkalicoccus suaedae:
AGGCTTTTTCAGAAGTAGAAGAAAAAGAGCTCCGACGCGGGACCACTCAGCTTGGTCCGCACAGGGACGATCTCGCATTTTTTGTGAACGGACGGGACATTCAGACATTTGGTTCTCAAGGACAGCAGCGGACGACAGCCTTATCGTTAAAGCTTGCCGAAATCGAGCTCATTCATGAGAAAACATCTGAATACCCTATTTTATTATTAGATGATGTACTATCCGAATTAGACGATCATAGACAAACACATCTTTTAAATGCGATCAAGGGCAAGGTGCAAACCTTTGTAACAACAACGAGTGTGGATGGAATCGATCACTCGATGATGCAAGAAGCAGATACCTTTTATGTGACAGAGGGCTCAATCGAGCGAAGGGAGTGAAGAATCAGCCATGTTTATTCACTTAGGCGGAGATATTGTCGTAAAAGCTGAAAATATCATTACGATTCTTGATCATCATACGTACGATGACTCACCCGAAAACAAATCGTTTATTTTGGCACATCAAAAGAAGGATACAACGGTGCATGTTACGAAGGAGCAGGCTAAGTCAATTGTCGTAACAGATGAATGCGTTTATTTGTCGCCGATTTCGTCTCATACGCTTAAGAGGCGGGCGCAAGTAAGCACGGTAGTCGTAGAAGAGGAATAAGAGAATAGATTCGAGTGGAAGTGCAGGTGAAGGGATATGACGATGGAACATTCTTATGATGAAAGTCAAATTCAGGTCCTTGAAGGCTTAGAAGCCGTTAGAAAACGACCTGGAATGTATATTGGATCAACAAGTGGACGAGGTCTTCATCACCTTGTGTGGGAGATTGTTGATAATAGTATTGATGAGGCAATGGGAGGCTATTGTGACACGATTTCCGTGACGATTGGCGAGGATAACTCGATCAAAGTAGAGGATAACGGTCGCGGTATTCCTGTTGGTATTCATGAGAAAATGGGACGACCAG
This window contains:
- the remB gene encoding extracellular matrix regulator RemB, with translation MFIHLGGDIVVKAENIITILDHHTYDDSPENKSFILAHQKKDTTVHVTKEQAKSIVVTDECVYLSPISSHTLKRRAQVSTVVVEEE